One window of the Rhipicephalus microplus isolate Deutch F79 chromosome 2, USDA_Rmic, whole genome shotgun sequence genome contains the following:
- the LOC142791031 gene encoding uncharacterized protein LOC142791031, with amino-acid sequence MIERFHRQFKAVIMRHPHSTWLEALPAVALGLRATFKPEIQATPAELVCGDPLRLPGELFSAPNSDVTSSDPANFVARLRRTMGTLRPSPAADHSKPTPFVFKDLATCSHAFLCDGTIRASFKPPYSGPYKVICRDDKTFTLPISGKDVCVSIDHLKPSYFLSQEPTNPRTSPVIRRQQPATPRLAPYTTRLGSQVRVPKRLQT; translated from the coding sequence ATGATTGAACGGTTTCATCGGCAGTTCAAGGCAGTCATCATGCGCCACCCTCACTCAACCTGGCTCGAAGCTCTCCCCGCTGTCGCTCTCGGTCTGCGCGCAACTTTCAAGCCAGAAATTCAAGCCACACCCGCGGAACTCGTCTGCGGGGATCCGCTTCGCCTACCTGGAGAACTCTTCTCCGCTCCGAACTCTGATGTAACCAGCTCGGACCCTGCAAACTTCGTCGCTCGACTCCGTCGCACAATGGGCACGCTGCGCCCCTCACCAGCGGCTGACCACTCCAAGCCGACCCCGTTCGTGTTTAAGGACCTGGCAACTTGTTCGCATGCCTTCCTCTGCGACGGCACCATACGTGCATCTTTCAAGCCGCCTTACTCCGGACCTTACAAAGTCATCTGTCGCGACGACAAAACATTCACCCTGCCAATCAGTGGAAAGGATGTATGCGTTTCCATCGACCACCTAAAGCCATCATACTTCCTTTCCCAGGAGCCTACCAACCCCCGCACGTCTCCCGTAATTCGCCGACAACAGCCCGCAACGCCTAGGCTCGCACCTTACACCACCCGTCTTGGAAGCCAGGTGCGGGTCCCCAAACGTCTTCAAACCTGA